Proteins encoded together in one Myxocyprinus asiaticus isolate MX2 ecotype Aquarium Trade chromosome 9, UBuf_Myxa_2, whole genome shotgun sequence window:
- the LOC127446319 gene encoding von Hippel-Lindau disease tumor suppressor-like isoform X1, with translation MPQESLEVESPLPIIRSHDTRRPASVVFCNRSPRVVKPIWINFRGEPQPYGDMQPFTGRRMTTYFAHPWIFRDAETDDPMLVNKKVMYYLPSLENRQDHIANITLPVFTLRDRCLQVVRRLVRKEDICRLEIARCLQEDLAQKPSLHTDLRRLNQQLRQEIMGE, from the exons ATGCCTCAGGAATCTCTGGAGGTGGAATCGCCGCTGCCGATAATCCGATCGCATGATACCCGGAGACCGGCGAGCGTGGTGTTCTGTAACCGCAGTCCGCGCGTCGTGAAGCCCATCTGGATCAACTTTCGCGGGGAGCCACAGCCCTACGGAGATATGCAGCCTTTCACCGGACGAAGAATGACAACTTATTTTG CACACCCATGGATATTTCGGGATGCAGAGACCGACGATCCAATGTTAGTGAATAAGAAAGTGATGTACTATCTACCCTCCCTTGAAAATAGACAAGACCACATTGCCAACATCACATTGCCTG TCTTTACTCTGCGAGATCGCTGTCTGCAAGTTGTGAGGAGGTTGGTGCGTAAAGAAGATATCTGTCGGTTAGAGATAGCTCGCTGTCTACAAGAAGACCTTGCTCAGAAGCCCAGCCTTCACACCGATCTACGACGCCTCAACCAGCAATTGCGACAAGAGATAATGGGAGAGTAA
- the LOC127446319 gene encoding von Hippel-Lindau disease tumor suppressor-like isoform X2: MSNAHPWIFRDAETDDPMLVNKKVMYYLPSLENRQDHIANITLPVFTLRDRCLQVVRRLVRKEDICRLEIARCLQEDLAQKPSLHTDLRRLNQQLRQEIMGE; encoded by the exons ATGTCAAACG CACACCCATGGATATTTCGGGATGCAGAGACCGACGATCCAATGTTAGTGAATAAGAAAGTGATGTACTATCTACCCTCCCTTGAAAATAGACAAGACCACATTGCCAACATCACATTGCCTG TCTTTACTCTGCGAGATCGCTGTCTGCAAGTTGTGAGGAGGTTGGTGCGTAAAGAAGATATCTGTCGGTTAGAGATAGCTCGCTGTCTACAAGAAGACCTTGCTCAGAAGCCCAGCCTTCACACCGATCTACGACGCCTCAACCAGCAATTGCGACAAGAGATAATGGGAGAGTAA
- the LOC127446177 gene encoding putative deoxyribonuclease TATDN2, which produces MNRKWEKVKFTWLNKAVDSPRKLMKNNMGVARPTSLDGDGQNDAGVSDIGSPGLNTSTGLGEMEKMYLSTHKETSSSSKAQVTPKTHSKFTGRHRALQKRTSPGEDMVSGQQTLVGPSPPSAGRKRNSSEEGLKVIYLKALNAVMWNADKKSPLDGQKITSTRKILNKPVKAKEGKNLPTDQNSSDHNCCAFSEENEALPLIKTKDNRPPPMAFIETEDDESEKKLDTRSVILKRSESPDWSDVEDSEQVEVFSQDESLEYKRDYQLVVIKDMPPALKYIPYSSPPFLSPKYWDSESRHPQESGPDSTLPPSSTVGTGWPLLPAREVEVLSKHPPQDTASDLAPSKNHVRSSALRRSLKLQPSSISASPLADPFPLLSRAHRTVTSAPTTPGSWACSPLIVRRTSDSKTCASSHMRLNMDRATRSMLVGSEPLWLSDLDYSNADSQGFIDTHCHLDMLYAKLGFQGSFQRFQREYASSFPVEFRGCIADFCHPRITQREEIWEGLLREERVWGAFGCHPHFAKEYNHTHEQSIMGTMRHPKAIAFGEIGLDYSHKNSTDSRKQKEVFERQLQLAVSLGKPLVIHCRDADDDVLKIMKKCVPRDYKIHRHCFTNSYSVIEPFLSEFSNLCVGFTGLVTYPRAVEAREAVRKIPLDRILLETDAPYFLPRQVPKSVCRFAHPGMGIHTLREISLLKGEVLTTVLQTVRQNTTFIYGL; this is translated from the exons ATGAACCGCAAATGGGAAAAGGTAAAGTTTACATGGCTAAATAAAGCCGTGGACTCCCCCAGAAAGCTCATGAAGAACAATATGGGTGTGGCACGGCCCACATCCTTGGATGGAGATGGCCAGAATGATGCTGGTGTGAGCGATATTGGCTCCCCTGGCCTGAACACATCTACTGGGTTGGGTGAAATGGAAAAAATGTACCTCAGCACTCATAAAGAAACGTCAAGTTCTTCAAAGGCTCAGGTCACACCCAAAACGCACTCAAAGTTCACTGGGCGCCACAGAGCATTGCAGAAAAGAACCAGTCCTGGTGAG GACATGGTTTCAGGACAACAAACCCTTGTTGGACCTTCACCTCCTTCTGCTGGGAGGAAACGCAATAGTTCAGAAGAGGGGTTAAAAGTAATTTACCTCAAAGCGCTGAATGCTGTGATGTGGAATGCGGACAAGAAGTCACCCCTTGATGGACAAAAAATAACCTCTACAAGGAAAATTCTCAACAAACCTGTGAAGGCAAAGGAAGGAAAAAACTTACCAACtgaccaaaacagctctgaccatAACTGCTGTGCATTTAGTGAGGAGAATGAAGCGCTTCCTCTGATCAAGACTAAGGACAATAGGCCTCCACCAATGGCGTTCATAGAGACGGAAGACGACGAGAGTGAAAAAAAGTTGGACACCAGG AGTGTGATCCTAAAGAGATCAGAATcacctgattggtcagatgtcgaGGACTCTGAACAAGTTGAGGTTTTCTCACAGGATGAGTCCTTGGAGTACAAGAGGGATTATCAGCTTGTGGTCATCAAGGACATGCCCCCAGCATTGAAATACATACCTTACTCATCACCACCTTTCTTGTCTCCAAAATACTGGGACTCAGAATCTAGGCACCCTCAAGAAAGTGGgcctgactctaccctccctcccAGCAGCACAGTTGGTACTGGTTGGCCATTGTTACCTGCCAGGGAGGTGGAGGTGTTATCAAAACATCCACCCCAGGACACTGCCTCTGACCTTGCACCTTCCAAAAACCATGTGCGTAGCTCTGCATTACGACGGTCCCTCAAATTACAGCCGTCAAGTATCAGTGCATCTCCATTGGCTGATCCTTTCCCTTTGCTCAGCAGAGCTCATAGAACCGTAACCTCTGCCCCCACAACACCTGGTAGCTGGGCTTGCTCGCCTCTTATTGTACGCAGGACTTCGGACTCAAAGACATGCGCATCCTCGCATATGCGTTTAAATATGGACCGTGCCACCCGCAGCATGTTGGTTGGCTCTGAGCCCCTTTGGCTGTCAGACTTGGACTATTCGAATGCAGATTCTCAAGGATTTATTGACACTCATTGTCACCTTGACATGCTCTATGCGAAGTTGGGTTTCCAGGGAAGTTTCCAAAGATTTCAAAGGGAGTATGCAAGTAGTTTCCCGGTGGAGTTTAGGGGTTGCATCGCAGACTTCTGCCACCCACGAATAACCCAGAGAGAGGAAATTTGGGAGGGGCTACTCCGAGAGGAGCGAGTGTGGGGGGCTTTTGGCTGCCACCCCCATTTTGCCAAGGAGTATAACCACACTCATGAGCAAAGCATCATGGGTACAATGCGTCATCCTAAAGCCATTGCATTTGGAGAGATCGGCCTGGATTATTCGCATAAGAATTCCACAGACTCCAGGAAACAGAAAGAG GTGTTTGAACGGCAGTTGCAGTTGGCAGTCTCTCTTGGAAAGCCTCTTGTCATTCATTGCCGGGATGCTGATGACGATGTGCTGAAAATTATGAAGAAGTGTGTTCCACGGGATTACAAAATACACCG ACACTGTTTCACCAACAGCTACTCCGTGATTGAGCCATTCTTGAGTGAATTCTCTAATCTGTGTGTGGGTTTCACTGGACTGGTGACGTACCCTCGTGCTGTTGAGGCTCGAGAAGCTGTGAGGAAAATCCCACTTGATAGAATCCTACTAGAGACAGATGCACCATATTTCCTTCCCAGACAG GTACCTAAGTCTGTATGTAGGTTTGCTCATCCTGGAATGGGCATACACACGCTGCGTGAGATTAGCCTGCTGAAAGGAGAGGTCTTAACCACAGTACTGCAAACGGTCCGACAAAACACTACGTTTATCTACGGCCTGTAA
- the LOC127446178 gene encoding ghrelin-like yields MPLHYRASHMFLFLCALSLCVEFVRGGTSFLSPAQKPQVRRPPRVGRRDAAEPEIPVLKEGDQFMVSVPFMLAVALSEAEYETYGPVLQKVLVNVLSHSSVE; encoded by the exons ATGCCACTGCACTATCGAGCCAGCCACATGTTTCTGTTCTTATGTGCTCTTTCCTTGTGTGTGGAGTTTGTAAGAGGCGGCACCAGCTTCCTCAGCCCTGCTCAAAAACCACAG GTTCGAAGGCCACCACGGGTGGGCAGAAGGGATGCCGCTGAGCCTGAGATCCCAGTGCTTAAGGAAGGTGACCAGTTCATG GTGAGTGTTCCGTTTATGCTGGCTGTGGCTCTGAGTGAAGCAGAGTATGAAACATATGGTCCTGTGTTGCAGAAGGTTCTGGTGAATGTTCTCAGTCATTCTTCTGTTG AATGA